Proteins from a genomic interval of Clostridia bacterium:
- the minC gene encoding septum site-determining protein MinC has product MPHEAVSIKGTKNGLVIILDPNYSLEDLKAKLTDRFTSAKGFFQGAKFTLMAQKISKEETKELEKICCAFGLVPCDNIELPKAVGMHSRTFSQQKAAEKLDSVPMDAENCLLINHSLRSGQVVTYDGHVTILGDVNQGAEVIASGNILVLGTLRGVAHAGASGNTGAVIVAYRLQPDQLRISDVIARSPENNEPHDYPEKAFLSGNHIIITPYTTSNVHHLTKKTLF; this is encoded by the coding sequence ATGCCTCACGAAGCGGTCAGCATTAAAGGGACCAAGAACGGACTGGTAATTATTCTTGACCCTAATTACAGCTTGGAAGACTTAAAAGCTAAATTGACAGATAGATTCACTTCCGCCAAAGGTTTCTTTCAAGGGGCAAAATTCACCTTAATGGCGCAAAAAATATCGAAAGAGGAAACGAAAGAGCTGGAAAAAATATGCTGCGCCTTCGGCTTGGTGCCGTGCGATAACATTGAGCTGCCCAAAGCCGTGGGCATGCACTCCCGGACTTTTTCCCAGCAAAAAGCTGCGGAAAAACTCGACAGCGTTCCTATGGATGCGGAAAACTGCCTGCTGATTAATCACAGCCTCCGGTCCGGCCAAGTCGTGACCTACGACGGACACGTCACTATTCTAGGCGACGTCAACCAGGGAGCGGAGGTCATAGCCAGCGGCAACATCCTGGTCCTGGGTACCCTGCGGGGTGTAGCCCATGCCGGCGCCTCCGGAAATACCGGCGCGGTAATTGTCGCTTACCGGCTCCAACCGGACCAGCTGCGCATCAGCGATGTCATTGCCCGCTCACCGGAAAACAATGAACCCCATGATTACCCTGAAAAGGCCTTCCTGAGCGGCAACCACATTATCATTACGCCTTACACAACCAGCAATGTGCATCACTTGACAAAAAAGACCCTCTTTTAA